The following are encoded together in the Malaya genurostris strain Urasoe2022 chromosome 3, Malgen_1.1, whole genome shotgun sequence genome:
- the LOC131434669 gene encoding cold shock domain-containing protein E1 isoform X1, with product MGSQTKPFRSGDGPFLDYVDYGQRDMFFGGQGNPASASRTPMTPSNSFPPIGTFTLESATMATASAPPNQNSVFGGGDSMSVLGNSAGNSGSIGVFNSNSMMSMSSNVGTSGGSGGNSSNSYGSGPQNNNGSDANQGTRETGIIEKLLHSYGFIQCCERQARLFFHFSQFGGTIEHLKIGDPVEFEMTYDRRTGKPIASQVSKIAPEVVLSEERVTGTVTTELKTELSNASSSDTTTGRISYENRGECFFLPYTKDDVEGNVTLRAGDKVSFQIATNQRGNLGACHIRLENPVHPVKYRGVVCSMKDTFGFIERADVVKEIFFHFSETDNTIELRPGDDVEFIIQTRNQGKEVACNIARLPPGSVIFEDVDSTIYKGQVLKSLDRNNQLRQQNNDPLPGRIRYRAADHSEVEVPFGDKDQKGDFTLRHGDWVQFLLATDRRDQLQRATSISLLDETFQVSGEKREQGVVASLKEGFGFLRCVERNTRLFFHFTEVLDTSREICVDDEVEFTVIQDPGSSFANTRQSAIRIKHLPTGTVKFENLIESNVEGIVSREAPKSPTKSQERTEGGVISYGQGPNKKTIMYFLKDCDKAPRVGDKVRFNICQVKRNKELIATNIQEITNNPHQLQQQTSMNAAVDPQQLLQQQQQQQSQQMQISSLQTLQQAPHSPSAGMNNGNRTLNNSSSMLKANYANGNIKTGKIQHGFIAVLKENFGFIETIEHDQEVFFHFSNFIGNTSALELGHEVEYSLSTRSAVNAGNCIPAENVKIIPKGSIPQPKVLPVLFNGIVLRPLRCINPDQLEYCGLVQVRNETGDGLSTHEFGITSLKNKRDLLQKDDVVTFKIDEQGRAVEVTSIRTKKQAKVDSVKGLFGFLDFEVEEGKKLFFHMSEVQGGGSLYPGDSVEFSIVTNQRNGKTSACNMIKVADMNGVRAERLLSRIKINSVDDSGPRLTVIRAPKGPDATKGFHISVRAPRLVGICLE from the exons GTCCatttttggattacgttgacTACGGTCAACGAGACATGTTCTTCGGTGGTCAAGGAAATCCCGCTTCTGCTTCGCGAACCCCGATGACACCGTCGAATTCGTTTCCACCGATTGGAACCTTCACGTTGGAATCTGCCACCATGGCTACGGCTTCGGCTCCCCCGAACCAAAATTCGGTCTTTGGCGGAGGGGATTCGATGAGTGTGCTCGGTAACTCGGCCGGGAACTCCGGGTCGATCGGTGttttcaattccaactccatgATGAGCATGTCTAGCAACGTGGGTACCAGCGGTGGTAGCGGCGGTAACTCTAGCAACTCGTATGGTAGCGGTCCTCAGAATAATAATGGATCCGATGCCAATCAGGGCACCCGCGAGACCGGCATCATTGAGAAGTTATTG CACTCgtatggattcattcaatgttgcgAGCGCCAGGCTAGACTCttctttcacttttctcagttcgGTGGTACCATCGAACATCTTAAGATCGGTGACCCGGTTGAGTTCGAGATGACATACGATCGGCGCACTGGGAAACCTATCGCTAGCCAGGTGTCCAAGATTGCTCCGGAAGTTGTTCTGTCGGAGGAACGAGTTACTGGAACTGTTACCACCGAACTGAAAACCGAACTGTCGAATGCATCCTCAAGTGACACCACAACTGGACGGATCAGCTACGAGAATCGGGGTGAATGTTTTTTCTTACCTTATACCAAAGATGATGTTGAAGGGAATGTGACGCTGAGGGCTGGCGACAAGGTCAGCTTTCAGATTGCCACTAATCAACG CGGTAACTTGGGAGCATGCCATATACGGTTGGAGAATCCTGTTCATCCAGTCAAATATCGCGGAGTGGTTTGCTCAATGAAGGATACTTTCGGATTCATCGAACGTGCGGATGTGGTGAAGGAAATCTTCTTCCACTTCTCCGAGACGGACAACACAATTGAATTGAGACCGGGCGATGATGTGGAGTTCATCATACAAACTAGAAAT CAGGGCAAAGAAGTCGCGTGCAACATTGCCCGTCTACCGCCGGGCTCAGTTATATTCGAAGATGTTGATTCCACTATCTACAAGGGCCAGGTGCTCAAATCGTTAGATCGTAACAACCAGTTGCGGCAACAGAACAACGATCCGCTACCGGGCCGAATTAGATATAGAGCTGCCGATCATTCGGAAGTAGAAGTGCCATTCGGGGATAAGGACCAGAAAGGGGACTTTACGCTACGTCATGGTGACTGGGTACAGTTTCTGCTGGCGACCGATCGCCGCGATCAACTGCAACGGGCGACGTCGATTTCACTCCTGGATGAAACGTTCCAGGTATCCGGGGAGAAGCGCGAACAAGGCGTTGTGGCCTCGCTCAAGGAAGGCTTCGGCTTTTTGCGTTGCGTTGAGCGTAACACAAGACTGTTTTTCCACTTTACTGAAGTTTTAGACACG AGTCGCGAAATTTGCGTGGACGACGAGGTGGAGTTTACTGTTATCCAAGATCCGGGATCAAGTTTTGCGAATACTCGTCAAAGTGCGATCCGCATAAAGCATCTGCCGACAGGAACAGTGAAGTTCGAGAATTTAATCGAAAGTAACGTCGAGGGTATCGTTTCGCGGGAGGCTCCCAAGAGTCCCACAAAGTCGCAAGAACGTACGGAGGGTGGTGTCATTTCCTACGGCCAAGGCCCAAACAAAAAGACTATAATGTATTTCTTGAAAGATTGTGATAAAGCACCACGCGTGGGTGATAAAGTTAGATTCAATATCTGTCAA GTTAAGCGTAACAAGGAGTTGATTGCTACTAACATTCAAGAAATCACTAACAATCCCCATCAGCTGCAACAACAAACATCAATGAATGCAGCTGTAGATCCCCAGCAGCTTctccagcagcaacaacaacaacagtctCAGCAAATGCAAATTTCTTCACTACAAACACTTCAGCAGGCACCCCATTCCCCGAGCGCTGGTATGAACAATGGAAACCGCACTttgaataacagttccagtatgCTGAAAGCTAATTATGCCAACGGGAACATCAAAACCGGGAAGATTCAACATGGTTTCATCGCTGTGTTAAAG GAAAATTTCGGCTTCATCGAAACCATCGAGCATGATCAGGAAGTATTCTTCCACTTTAGTAACTTTATAGGCAATACTAGTGCCCTTGAGCTGGGTCACGAGGTCGAGTACTCTTTATCTACCCGTAGTGCGGTCAATGCGGGCAACTGCATTCCGGCCGAGAATGTTAAAATTATTCCCAAAGGTAGCATCCCACAACCGAAGGTTCTACCGGTGTTGTTCAACGGAATTGTTCTGCGCCCGTTGCGTTGCATTAATCCGGATCAACTGGAGTATTGTGGTCTGGTACAGGTGCGCAATGAAACCGGTGATGGTCTATCGACTCACGAGTTCGGTATCACCAGCCTGAAGAACAAGCGGGACTTGTTGCAGAAGGATGATGTCGTAACATTCAAAATTGATGAACAGGGCCGTGCTGTTGAG GTTACATCGATCCGCACCAAGAAGCAGGCGAAGGTTGATTCCGTTAAGGGTTTATTCGGTTTTCTGGACTTCGAAGTAGAGGAAGGCAAGAAATTGTTCTTCCACATGTCCGAGGTTCAAGGGGGCGGTAGTTTGTATCCCGGCGATTCGGTGGAGTTCTCCATTGTCACTAATCAG CGCAACGGCAAGACATCCGCCTGTAACATGATCAAGGTGGCCGACATGAACGGAGTACGGGCCGAAAGGCTACTGTCACGCATCAAAATTAATTCGGTTGACGATAGCGGACCACGTTTGACGGTGATTCGTGCACCGAAAGGACCAGATGCTACAAAAGGCTTCCATATTTCAGTCAGAGCTCCACGTTTAGTTG GAATTTGCTTGGAATAA
- the LOC131434669 gene encoding cold shock domain-containing protein E1 isoform X2 encodes MGSQTKPFRSGDGPFLDYVDYGQRDMFFGGQGNPASASRTPMTPSNSFPPIGTFTLESATMATASAPPNQNSVFGGGDSMSVLGNSAGNSGSIGVFNSNSMMSMSSNVGTSGGSGGNSSNSYGSGPQNNNGSDANQGTRETGIIEKLLHSYGFIQCCERQARLFFHFSQFGGTIEHLKIGDPVEFEMTYDRRTGKPIASQVSKIAPEVVLSEERVTGTVTTELKTELSNASSSDTTTGRISYENRGECFFLPYTKDDVEGNVTLRAGDKVSFQIATNQRGNLGACHIRLENPVHPVKYRGVVCSMKDTFGFIERADVVKEIFFHFSETDNTIELRPGDDVEFIIQTRNGKEVACNIARLPPGSVIFEDVDSTIYKGQVLKSLDRNNQLRQQNNDPLPGRIRYRAADHSEVEVPFGDKDQKGDFTLRHGDWVQFLLATDRRDQLQRATSISLLDETFQVSGEKREQGVVASLKEGFGFLRCVERNTRLFFHFTEVLDTSREICVDDEVEFTVIQDPGSSFANTRQSAIRIKHLPTGTVKFENLIESNVEGIVSREAPKSPTKSQERTEGGVISYGQGPNKKTIMYFLKDCDKAPRVGDKVRFNICQVKRNKELIATNIQEITNNPHQLQQQTSMNAAVDPQQLLQQQQQQQSQQMQISSLQTLQQAPHSPSAGMNNGNRTLNNSSSMLKANYANGNIKTGKIQHGFIAVLKENFGFIETIEHDQEVFFHFSNFIGNTSALELGHEVEYSLSTRSAVNAGNCIPAENVKIIPKGSIPQPKVLPVLFNGIVLRPLRCINPDQLEYCGLVQVRNETGDGLSTHEFGITSLKNKRDLLQKDDVVTFKIDEQGRAVEVTSIRTKKQAKVDSVKGLFGFLDFEVEEGKKLFFHMSEVQGGGSLYPGDSVEFSIVTNQRNGKTSACNMIKVADMNGVRAERLLSRIKINSVDDSGPRLTVIRAPKGPDATKGFHISVRAPRLVGICLE; translated from the exons GTCCatttttggattacgttgacTACGGTCAACGAGACATGTTCTTCGGTGGTCAAGGAAATCCCGCTTCTGCTTCGCGAACCCCGATGACACCGTCGAATTCGTTTCCACCGATTGGAACCTTCACGTTGGAATCTGCCACCATGGCTACGGCTTCGGCTCCCCCGAACCAAAATTCGGTCTTTGGCGGAGGGGATTCGATGAGTGTGCTCGGTAACTCGGCCGGGAACTCCGGGTCGATCGGTGttttcaattccaactccatgATGAGCATGTCTAGCAACGTGGGTACCAGCGGTGGTAGCGGCGGTAACTCTAGCAACTCGTATGGTAGCGGTCCTCAGAATAATAATGGATCCGATGCCAATCAGGGCACCCGCGAGACCGGCATCATTGAGAAGTTATTG CACTCgtatggattcattcaatgttgcgAGCGCCAGGCTAGACTCttctttcacttttctcagttcgGTGGTACCATCGAACATCTTAAGATCGGTGACCCGGTTGAGTTCGAGATGACATACGATCGGCGCACTGGGAAACCTATCGCTAGCCAGGTGTCCAAGATTGCTCCGGAAGTTGTTCTGTCGGAGGAACGAGTTACTGGAACTGTTACCACCGAACTGAAAACCGAACTGTCGAATGCATCCTCAAGTGACACCACAACTGGACGGATCAGCTACGAGAATCGGGGTGAATGTTTTTTCTTACCTTATACCAAAGATGATGTTGAAGGGAATGTGACGCTGAGGGCTGGCGACAAGGTCAGCTTTCAGATTGCCACTAATCAACG CGGTAACTTGGGAGCATGCCATATACGGTTGGAGAATCCTGTTCATCCAGTCAAATATCGCGGAGTGGTTTGCTCAATGAAGGATACTTTCGGATTCATCGAACGTGCGGATGTGGTGAAGGAAATCTTCTTCCACTTCTCCGAGACGGACAACACAATTGAATTGAGACCGGGCGATGATGTGGAGTTCATCATACAAACTAGAAAT GGCAAAGAAGTCGCGTGCAACATTGCCCGTCTACCGCCGGGCTCAGTTATATTCGAAGATGTTGATTCCACTATCTACAAGGGCCAGGTGCTCAAATCGTTAGATCGTAACAACCAGTTGCGGCAACAGAACAACGATCCGCTACCGGGCCGAATTAGATATAGAGCTGCCGATCATTCGGAAGTAGAAGTGCCATTCGGGGATAAGGACCAGAAAGGGGACTTTACGCTACGTCATGGTGACTGGGTACAGTTTCTGCTGGCGACCGATCGCCGCGATCAACTGCAACGGGCGACGTCGATTTCACTCCTGGATGAAACGTTCCAGGTATCCGGGGAGAAGCGCGAACAAGGCGTTGTGGCCTCGCTCAAGGAAGGCTTCGGCTTTTTGCGTTGCGTTGAGCGTAACACAAGACTGTTTTTCCACTTTACTGAAGTTTTAGACACG AGTCGCGAAATTTGCGTGGACGACGAGGTGGAGTTTACTGTTATCCAAGATCCGGGATCAAGTTTTGCGAATACTCGTCAAAGTGCGATCCGCATAAAGCATCTGCCGACAGGAACAGTGAAGTTCGAGAATTTAATCGAAAGTAACGTCGAGGGTATCGTTTCGCGGGAGGCTCCCAAGAGTCCCACAAAGTCGCAAGAACGTACGGAGGGTGGTGTCATTTCCTACGGCCAAGGCCCAAACAAAAAGACTATAATGTATTTCTTGAAAGATTGTGATAAAGCACCACGCGTGGGTGATAAAGTTAGATTCAATATCTGTCAA GTTAAGCGTAACAAGGAGTTGATTGCTACTAACATTCAAGAAATCACTAACAATCCCCATCAGCTGCAACAACAAACATCAATGAATGCAGCTGTAGATCCCCAGCAGCTTctccagcagcaacaacaacaacagtctCAGCAAATGCAAATTTCTTCACTACAAACACTTCAGCAGGCACCCCATTCCCCGAGCGCTGGTATGAACAATGGAAACCGCACTttgaataacagttccagtatgCTGAAAGCTAATTATGCCAACGGGAACATCAAAACCGGGAAGATTCAACATGGTTTCATCGCTGTGTTAAAG GAAAATTTCGGCTTCATCGAAACCATCGAGCATGATCAGGAAGTATTCTTCCACTTTAGTAACTTTATAGGCAATACTAGTGCCCTTGAGCTGGGTCACGAGGTCGAGTACTCTTTATCTACCCGTAGTGCGGTCAATGCGGGCAACTGCATTCCGGCCGAGAATGTTAAAATTATTCCCAAAGGTAGCATCCCACAACCGAAGGTTCTACCGGTGTTGTTCAACGGAATTGTTCTGCGCCCGTTGCGTTGCATTAATCCGGATCAACTGGAGTATTGTGGTCTGGTACAGGTGCGCAATGAAACCGGTGATGGTCTATCGACTCACGAGTTCGGTATCACCAGCCTGAAGAACAAGCGGGACTTGTTGCAGAAGGATGATGTCGTAACATTCAAAATTGATGAACAGGGCCGTGCTGTTGAG GTTACATCGATCCGCACCAAGAAGCAGGCGAAGGTTGATTCCGTTAAGGGTTTATTCGGTTTTCTGGACTTCGAAGTAGAGGAAGGCAAGAAATTGTTCTTCCACATGTCCGAGGTTCAAGGGGGCGGTAGTTTGTATCCCGGCGATTCGGTGGAGTTCTCCATTGTCACTAATCAG CGCAACGGCAAGACATCCGCCTGTAACATGATCAAGGTGGCCGACATGAACGGAGTACGGGCCGAAAGGCTACTGTCACGCATCAAAATTAATTCGGTTGACGATAGCGGACCACGTTTGACGGTGATTCGTGCACCGAAAGGACCAGATGCTACAAAAGGCTTCCATATTTCAGTCAGAGCTCCACGTTTAGTTG GAATTTGCTTGGAATAA